A genomic region of Rhodanobacter sp. contains the following coding sequences:
- a CDS encoding replication-associated recombination protein A translates to MGAMSRSPLQPTASLFAEPEALKPLAERMRPRNLDEIVGQRRLVAPDRALRRALEAGRLHSMVLWGPPGCGKTTLALLVAQYADADFKAISAVLSGLPEVRKALAEAEANFAQGRRTVLFVDEVHRFNKAQQDAFLPHIERGVILFVGATTENPSFELNSALLSRCRVHVLEAVSADDIVAALKRALADAERGLGAQPLQVDDALLQLIAQAADGDVRRALTLLEIAAELAQDGRIDQATLEQVLADRTRRFDKQGEQFYDQISALHKSVRSSDPDAAVYWLARMLDGGCDPLYLARRLTRMAVEDVGLAEPRAWRMALDAWDTYERLGSPEGELGLAQLAIWLAVAPKSNAAYQAFNAARAAVRETGTLDVPMHLRNAPTKLMKGLGYGKGYQYDHDAEGGIALDQQCLPDALEGTVFYEPVERGLELQLRDKLLALREARRKARGR, encoded by the coding sequence ATGGGAGCCATGTCGCGCAGTCCCTTGCAACCCACGGCCTCCCTGTTCGCCGAACCCGAAGCGCTCAAGCCGTTGGCCGAGCGCATGCGTCCCCGCAACCTGGACGAGATCGTCGGCCAGCGCCGGCTGGTGGCGCCGGACCGCGCCCTGCGCCGCGCGCTGGAAGCCGGCCGGCTGCACTCGATGGTGCTGTGGGGGCCGCCCGGCTGCGGCAAGACCACGCTGGCGCTGCTGGTGGCGCAGTACGCCGACGCTGATTTCAAGGCGATCTCGGCGGTGCTTTCCGGCCTGCCCGAGGTGCGCAAGGCGCTGGCCGAGGCGGAGGCGAACTTCGCCCAGGGCCGGCGCACCGTACTGTTCGTGGACGAGGTGCACCGCTTCAACAAGGCCCAGCAGGACGCCTTCCTGCCGCACATCGAGCGCGGCGTGATCCTGTTCGTGGGCGCCACCACCGAGAATCCCTCGTTCGAGTTGAACTCCGCGCTGCTCTCGCGTTGCCGCGTGCACGTGCTGGAGGCGGTCTCGGCGGACGACATCGTCGCTGCGCTCAAGCGGGCGCTCGCGGATGCGGAACGCGGCCTCGGCGCGCAGCCATTGCAGGTGGACGACGCCTTGCTGCAGCTGATCGCCCAGGCCGCCGACGGCGACGTGCGCCGCGCGCTCACCCTGTTGGAGATCGCCGCCGAGTTGGCTCAGGACGGCCGCATCGACCAGGCCACGCTGGAACAGGTGCTGGCCGACCGCACCCGCCGCTTCGACAAGCAGGGCGAGCAGTTCTACGACCAGATCTCGGCGCTGCACAAATCCGTGCGCTCGTCCGACCCCGACGCCGCCGTCTACTGGCTGGCGCGCATGCTCGACGGCGGCTGCGATCCCCTGTACCTGGCCCGCCGCCTGACCCGCATGGCGGTGGAGGACGTGGGCCTGGCCGAGCCGCGCGCCTGGCGCATGGCGCTGGACGCCTGGGACACCTACGAACGCCTCGGCAGTCCCGAGGGTGAGCTTGGGCTCGCGCAACTCGCGATCTGGCTGGCCGTGGCGCCCAAGAGCAACGCCGCCTACCAGGCCTTCAACGCCGCCCGCGCCGCGGTGCGCGAAACCGGCACGCTCGACGTGCCCATGCACCTGCGCAACGCGCCCACCAAGCTTATGAAGGGCCTGGGTTACGGCAAGGGCTACCAGTACGACCACGACGCCGAAGGCGGCATCGCGCTCGACCAGCAATGCCTGCCCGACGCACTGGAAGGCACCGTGTTCTACGAGCCGGTGGAACGCGGACTGGAGCTGCAGCTGCGCGACAAACTGCTGGCGCTGCGCGAGGCCCGTCGCAAGGCGCGCGGCCGCTGA
- the serS gene encoding serine--tRNA ligase, whose protein sequence is MLDPALLRSRLAETAARLKETRGFELDVSAVEALETERKRLATETQELQNLRNTRSKAIGQAKAKGEDVAPLMAEVAGIGDKLKANESALAEVQARLADIALRIPNIPHESVPLGKDETENAEQLRWGTPRAFDFEVKDHVDLGARHGWLDADAGAKLSGARFTVLRGQLARLHRALAQFMLNLHTGEHGYLECNVPLIVNAETLQGTSHLPKFEEDLFNTQVGDSKRYLIPTAEVPLTSLVADSIVEADALPMRFTAHSMCFRAEAGSYGRDTRGMIRQHQFEKVEMVQIAKPDESHAQLEEMVGHAEMVLQRLGLPYRKVMLCTGDMGFAAIKTYDLEVWLPSQNTYREISSCSNCSDFQARRMQARWRNPETGKPELVHTLNGSGLAVGRTLVAVMENYQNADGSITVPEALRPYMGGQERIA, encoded by the coding sequence ATGCTCGATCCCGCCCTGCTGCGTTCGCGCCTCGCCGAAACCGCGGCGCGCCTCAAGGAAACCCGCGGCTTCGAGCTGGACGTCTCCGCCGTGGAAGCGCTGGAAACCGAGCGCAAGCGCCTCGCCACCGAGACGCAGGAACTGCAGAACCTGCGCAACACGCGTTCCAAGGCGATCGGCCAGGCCAAGGCCAAGGGCGAGGACGTGGCGCCGTTGATGGCCGAGGTCGCCGGCATCGGCGACAAGCTCAAGGCCAACGAATCCGCCCTGGCCGAAGTACAGGCCAGACTGGCCGACATCGCGCTGCGCATTCCCAACATCCCGCACGAGTCCGTGCCGCTGGGCAAGGACGAAACCGAAAACGCCGAGCAATTGCGCTGGGGCACGCCGCGCGCGTTCGATTTCGAGGTGAAGGACCACGTCGACCTCGGCGCCCGTCACGGCTGGCTCGATGCCGATGCCGGCGCGAAGCTCTCCGGCGCGCGCTTCACCGTGCTGCGCGGCCAGCTGGCGCGGCTGCATCGCGCACTCGCGCAGTTCATGCTCAACCTGCACACCGGCGAGCACGGCTACCTGGAATGCAACGTGCCGCTCATCGTCAACGCCGAGACTCTGCAGGGCACCAGCCATTTGCCCAAGTTCGAGGAAGACCTGTTCAACACGCAGGTGGGCGACAGCAAGCGCTATCTGATTCCCACCGCCGAGGTGCCGCTTACCAGCCTGGTCGCCGACAGCATCGTCGAGGCCGATGCGCTGCCGATGCGATTCACCGCGCACTCCATGTGCTTCCGCGCCGAGGCCGGCAGCTACGGCCGCGACACCCGCGGCATGATCCGCCAGCACCAGTTCGAGAAGGTGGAGATGGTGCAGATCGCGAAGCCCGACGAGTCGCATGCGCAACTCGAGGAAATGGTCGGCCACGCCGAAATGGTGCTGCAGCGGCTCGGCCTGCCGTATCGCAAGGTGATGCTGTGCACCGGCGACATGGGCTTCGCCGCGATCAAGACCTACGACCTCGAAGTGTGGCTGCCCAGCCAGAACACCTATCGCGAAATTTCCTCGTGTTCCAACTGCAGCGACTTCCAGGCCCGCCGCATGCAGGCACGCTGGCGCAACCCGGAAACCGGCAAGCCCGAACTCGTGCACACGCTCAACGGCTCTGGCCTTGCCGTGGGGCGCACCCTGGTGGCGGTGATGGAGAACTACCAGAACGCCGACGGCTCGATCACCGTGCCCGAAGCGCTGCGCCCGTACATGGGCGGCCAGGAGCGCATTGCGTGA
- a CDS encoding tyrosine-type recombinase/integrase, translated as MALLTDTKARSVKPGGMPLAHGGVTGLALDPSSTHKGRGKWFLRYVSPITKKRRKAGLGSYPEIGIAEAAQRARLMRDQIAHGEDPLEIKANEATKPRMPSLKEAAEILHAELKPGWKNIKHGQQWINTLTEYVFPEIGAVPLDQIQPRHIADVLRPIWLEKAETAGRVKQRLHAVMAWGWAHSYCQSNPVDVVDHLLPLQPGKAVRTKHHPAMPWPLIPAFAKAHLPTLKPPEHPDVSCQVLKFLILTAARSGEVRLMTWDEVDLGAKLWTVPAERMKAKLTHRVPLSTQAMAVLKHQQGQHDTFVFPSVRKGTPLSDMTLTALLRRLEAVSDVPRRTATAHGFRSSFRDWCSEKGYPRDLAERALAHAVQNKVEAAYHRTDLLEQRRPLMQTWGDFVVMGPPKTPITDMFREYMGRQQIASAKTPGKT; from the coding sequence ATGGCCCTGCTCACTGACACCAAGGCACGTAGTGTCAAACCCGGAGGTATGCCGCTTGCACATGGCGGAGTCACCGGATTGGCACTTGATCCATCCTCCACTCACAAAGGGCGCGGCAAGTGGTTCCTCCGCTATGTCAGCCCCATCACCAAGAAGCGCCGTAAAGCCGGGCTAGGCAGCTACCCCGAGATCGGCATTGCGGAAGCGGCGCAGCGGGCTCGCCTCATGCGTGACCAGATCGCCCATGGCGAAGACCCGTTGGAGATCAAGGCCAACGAGGCTACCAAGCCCCGTATGCCGTCTCTGAAGGAGGCCGCGGAGATTCTTCATGCCGAACTGAAGCCCGGCTGGAAGAACATCAAGCATGGCCAGCAGTGGATCAATACCCTGACCGAATACGTATTCCCCGAGATCGGCGCGGTACCGTTGGATCAGATCCAGCCACGCCACATTGCCGACGTGCTGCGCCCCATCTGGCTGGAAAAGGCCGAAACAGCTGGGCGCGTGAAGCAGCGTTTACATGCTGTCATGGCCTGGGGTTGGGCGCATAGCTACTGCCAGTCCAATCCGGTGGATGTCGTCGACCACCTCTTGCCACTGCAGCCCGGCAAGGCCGTCCGCACAAAACACCATCCCGCCATGCCTTGGCCGCTCATTCCTGCGTTTGCCAAGGCACATCTGCCCACGCTCAAACCACCCGAACACCCGGACGTTTCTTGTCAGGTATTGAAATTTCTCATCCTGACGGCCGCGCGCTCCGGCGAAGTCCGGCTCATGACCTGGGATGAGGTTGATCTAGGTGCCAAGCTGTGGACAGTGCCGGCAGAGCGCATGAAAGCGAAGTTGACCCACCGAGTACCGTTATCGACGCAGGCTATGGCCGTCCTCAAGCACCAGCAGGGCCAGCACGACACGTTTGTGTTCCCCTCCGTGCGCAAGGGCACCCCATTGTCGGACATGACCTTGACGGCCCTCCTGCGGCGCCTAGAAGCCGTCAGTGACGTGCCCAGGCGCACTGCAACGGCTCATGGCTTCCGATCCAGCTTCCGCGACTGGTGCAGCGAGAAAGGCTATCCGCGCGACCTGGCAGAGCGTGCGCTAGCTCACGCCGTCCAGAACAAGGTCGAGGCAGCCTATCACCGGACTGACTTGCTGGAGCAGCGTCGGCCATTGATGCAGACATGGGGGGACTTCGTCGTGATGGGCCCACCGAAGACTCCAATCACGGATATGTTTCGAGAGTATATGGGGCGCCAACAAATCGCCTCGGCAAAAACTCCAGGCAAGACGTAG